The Pleuronectes platessa chromosome 11, fPlePla1.1, whole genome shotgun sequence DNA segment GGATATGAGAGTTATTTTTGAGACAAAGCTGTGTTCAAAACCTCAGAGGGCTTTAAGCCATCTCGAACAGGAAGTTGACAATCGACCTCTTTACTGGAACCAACTCTCTCCTGCTCTTACTCAGAGTACAGGGCCAAACTTCTCCATTCTTGTCATGTTCATTTTAATGAGAACAAATTAATATGCATCTGTTGCTTCAGTCTCGTTCCGAGGGCGTTGATCGGAAACTTACCGAGCACGTTTTTGATTGGGAGCTGCgagtttgattaaaatattcCATTGTCTGCACTGTCGCTGTCTGTCCGTGGAAAGAGGAAGACGTGTTCtctacacagcagcagctggaagacACCCAACACAAATGATCTCTCATACATTCTGCTCTCCACATCATATATAGGAAACTTGCTGCAAGTTGCTGGGACATGTAAGGTAATTCTCACTCCTACGCACTCGAACGCTGAGCCGCGTCTGCAGCCACAAGCTCATTCCAAAAGAATCTGGATACGACCCATTCATTCCAGCTccctcctggggggggggggggttcatactcagtccccccccacccccccagagCTCAGTGCTGGTGTGAAACGTCAGCGGCTTCACCCCTGTTTGACTGAGATTTATGATGGTGGTAGTAAGAGCAGAGGGGGAAACAATGTTGATAACGCAAGATGCAgattcctcctgtgtgtgtgggaggggggggggggcactcggGATCCTGTCGGCACCTCCAGCACAGCACACGCCTTCTAGCTTTAACCTGCTGAGACAGGTGGAAGACGCTGGTGTCAATCTCAAGTGAGGAAgattatataaaatacatattttgactGACAGGTGAAGCAGATGGTTCTACAGGTGGTGCGTCTTGTTGGTATGAGGCTGCCACCTATACAAGGCTGTAGTGTGACGTCTAAGGAGTCTGGTGGTTTGATATACTGAGGTGAAGCGGTTGTTAAACAGAAGGAGATGACTTCTCTAACTGTTTATCTGCTCCTCCACTGGTCACTGGGTCAAACACCAGTGACACAGCAGGTAACCAGAACGTTTTCTGTTGTCGTCCCAGTGACCTTCAGGGTTGAGGAAAATCAGTTTGAAAAGATGTCAATGGCTTTTAATGGAAATGGATGTAAAAAGTTTTCAACACAAATCCCATGAATCAACTGTGAAATGTGAACTTATGTTTTCAACATCTATTATGATAgttttgaagtgttttttttatttgttatcattAAGGCTTTAGAAATTCTTATTTTTAGATTTACATGACCTGCTGGTCCTCTGTCCCGCCAGAGGgtgaatacaaaaaataataaaaatgcacTGAAAAGGTCACCACCGATTTTATCTTTGAGCTTTCACACGGGCGCAGCTTCTAAAAACAGAtttcagagctgctgcagcgaCAGATTAGTTTTGTATTGATAATCTGACAAAAAAAGTTCCCTAAAGATCTGTAAAAACTTGTCATGAAATTTATCATTTCTTTTCATCACCATTTAATTAAGACATAAAAGATTTTCCCATATTAGTTGTTTTGTTTAACCAATAGTCTAAAAACAGAAAGACATGAAAATGTATATCTGTTTACTAGAACTATAAATAAATCACCAAATATCCACATTGAAGAAGCTGGAACCAGTGAATCCAGTTAAGAAGAAACgtgttacattttggtgcaaatATagaattcatttgtttgtttgtttcaccaTTTCCACTGATTTTCCTCGGATCATAATTCAGGGAGGTTGCTGAGAGAACACCGGGGTTTAGGAGACTaatatgtgtttgtgcagatcaaaataaaacaatctggTGAGTttagggaactgttgggccttgacggGCGTATTTGCTCAGAGTTCCATTCTGGTTAACATGTCATGGATGACCTAAACCATCGACAGTTTCCACTCTCGACTTGTAATCCATCCAATGCCTGTTTTGGACGCATACCTGAGTGTCTCCTCCTCTTACCTGGCGTCCATCTGTCCTCTGGATGGACGAGGCATTAGGTCGCTGGCAGGACTGATGCAGGTATGCCTTATGCTGACTGGGTCAACAGGTGAGGGGGTTTACTGTCAGTGGCCACACCAGCCTATATATCAAACGAGGGACATTTGTCCCTAAGATTTGTGACTTCAGTCTGGACATTTTAAGTGCAGTGTATAACGAGCAGCTTAGGAATCATCCCATCCGGTGAGACCATAACAAATGTGCCAAAGATGCTGGTTAGCTAGCTGTTTCCTACTTTCACAGATTGGTTACTTGCAGAACACTTAACATGCCGTCTCTGTGAGTCGCTCCACTctgggagacagagggacacgCTCAGCCCAGCTCGACACTTGAAGCCGTAACAGATATGACTGGagtcggtgtgtgtttgtttcctcccaGGTCGACTCGTTACTTGTGCAGCCCCACTTCCTCCTCATTGTGCCCCTTTATGTTTTATTAGGCCGATGTTCTGTTATTCTTAGCCGAGCAGGATGTTTATACGATCCCCGAACAGAAATATGACAAGGCCCGAGTGTTTATCTTTATTTCCCttcgctccctccctccgtcgGCACAGGTCTTCACTGTCACGGCTCATCCCTCCGTCCCCTCCTCTGCTGCGTTTTGCATGCCTGACTcacattatttttttccatgttaAACCTTGCGAATCCATCAagctactttttttttaatgtatattttTGGATATCCAGCTATTGTTTTGGCTGAGCGGACTGGCTGAAGTGCAGTAAAGGATAATATACGGTGATTAGGCCACATTTTTAGATCCACCTGACACCCAGCTATGTTGTCAGTGTTTCCTTGTGAGAGctacaaggtgtgtgtgtttatgtgagaatttagtgatttaataattgatGGCATTGTTAATTCTGCATCTAAGACGACAAAAACAAAGATGTGTGTGAACATATAGCTAGGTTATGTTGTAACCATAGATATtaacctgaaaacataattaactttattttacagaCTTTAAAAAGATTATAAATTGACAATGTGGAGGGTCAAAAAGTCCCAGAACTCATCTGGAATTGTTTAATTGACAGAATCTGTGTTTGAAACCAGACACGTGACATTTACATAatgttttgatttttaaaaaaaattgtctggCGCAGTTAGAAAACCATAAAAGTTACCATTAGCTTTATCAGACCAAGTAAAGGCCGTAGCAGAAAAAAACCTTTGTGATTTGCTATTAATGAGATTTTAAATTCCTGAGAAGGAGTTTATATTTGTCCAACATCTGCCAGAATTTAAGTTGAACTCCGTGGATTCTCACAGCAAAAATATCCCCAAAATACAATAATTCATGTGTCGATAAACATGGAGATGaaggatttttttaaagtattcTTGGTATACTGAGTTGAGTCATGAATggaaacagaaagacagagctGGGCTTTACCGAGGAATTCCCCATAAGCTCCTTGATGAAGAGTATTTTTAgcttttactgtttgtttttgaaggagcttctgtttgtgtcttcttcttctcttgtctaATGGACATCAAAGCACAAGAGATTCAATTTACATAATCGCTCCTTATCTAAAAACAATGTTTGAGTCACTACCATGGAATCATTTTTTACTGCTACGTGGTGACATTTTCGTTTTGTAGGTCAAAGCCCACACacatcttcccccccccccccgaaaaacaaGTCCACTGGATCAGATAATGTGTTGGATGAGAGTGAGCTTCTTATTGTGTTCGCTTTCCTTTGTCCCATTTATCCAGTGACCACACAAACCACAAGCCTGCGGCCACTGACCACAGGGCTCGGGGCTTTAAATAGAGAGCGTGAGAAGGCCGCCCAGCATCTTGTCTCAAGTCGGCGGCCGTGTCCGTCATGGGACCCGCGTCACGTCAGtttcaaaagaaaatctttGCTGCAACAAAGCTGCAGAGTGGAAAGTGGATGCAGGGGAAACGTGGATAAACAGCCTCGTGTTACTTTGATCTCAAATGGAAAAGTTTGACCGGGCTTCGGTGGAACTGAGTGCAAACCACAGCTCGCCCCTAGCACACTCTCACAATGACTGTTCTCTGTTTGCTAGTGCAagagcacatcatcctgtgtttAGAAACGGTCACCTGACGCAAGCCGCATCGTGAGCCGTGCAGCTTTGCAGTGCATTAACACGGCCGAACGTGGAATGAATGCTCCGTGTGTTGTGGTCAAGGTGTGTGGAATGTTATTAACAAAACTATCACAAGTGCAGGGAACCAAAGTCACTTGTGTACATGTACGAATCTTTAATGTCCTATGTGTGGTGgtattttaaatatgttcacTGATCagttttaataatttttctttttaagagtCGCTTGGCATCTCCATATACAAATGGACTCGCCTAGTACAAAACCAATGGGGACTGCTATTATGCAAATTGGAAGGTTTTAATTGGGCACTTGAATATGTTCCATCTTCATTGTATCTGTACTCataactcctcctcttcctcctcttcccccccctgCAGCCCAGTGTTTGTGCCCAGCCGAGATATGACTGAGGTGATGATCAACACCACCCCCATGGAGGACATGAGGCTCAGCCCCAGCAAGGACAGACTCTCCTTCCAGGTATaggacacactcacatgcacgtcaacacacaagcacagacacgcATGATAGTGAAACGCTGCCTCGGGCCCCATTTCCCTACCCTTGCATTTTTATACAAATGTAAACGTTTATCATGGACATTTTGTCTGTCTTCATCCATACATTATGGAGAACTGGACTGGAGATAGTGGAAATATCAtaacactgtatataaagatggatgacatgactgctcccctgAAGTggagccaaagcatcttgattgtcccctggtggctggatgctgTATCTGTCCTTAATCCTGCCTCCATGTTATTGGATGGGACAGGGACCAAACTATAAAGTCTAAATATATGTGAAAAAGTTCTCTAAGGTTTCTCTGtcagtttttccattttaaaaaaACTTCAGACAACTTGTGTTTCAGTTATTTGATactattaatatataaaaacataatgattgacagctgtgactgactgatgaTTGGTGGGCTACGGTGGCTCAGTCCCCAAAACACTACTATGCatactctggctccaaatacaCAAGAtggctgtgttttattttttggtttcattttggaATAGTTGAAAGAAGTGGAGACTCATTATCCATCTTTTATAAACGGTCTATAGTATAAATGTACAAGACCCCCGGACAAGCTAAAGTGTATAAACGTACCGAAAATAACTAGGTTATACAGCGGTTTACATTTATCCTATTTTTAACTTTGTAAAACTTTGACAGTCACGGTTGCtcattattttaaacatgcagaGGAAATGGATGCAGTGGAAATTGTCTGCAATTAGCTGCGGCCCGTCACGATGGTAAACCGTGCAGATTGAGACGGATGAGAGACGCAGCCGTCAGGTGCTCCTGACAAGTTGCTtcctgctgctttgtttttacTGTCCGCTCAACACGGCCATGTTGGGAACAAAACCACTTAGAGTCACAGCTGCTTGAGTTTAGTTTCACATTTGTGCCCAGGGTGAAAGAGCTTCAtcaatttcatcatcatttgcCGTAAAATGGTTAAAGTAACAGCACATTTATGGTCACGGGTGCTGAATTATTCTGAGGTAAATGGGCCACCTGCTGGGCCTTTCACAACCCACAGGACAAAGAGGTCGTTTTCTGCTGAGGGTTGAATCGATTCATACAAGATGAAGACACAATTCAATCATTTGTCTGAAAGCTGCATTGATCGTACAAACCGTTACAATGACCCGCCGATGCCGTGCTGTATGCAGACGTCGATTCTGAGAGGATGTAGACTGACCCAAAAGGAAAAGGCCGGCTTCCTCTCCCAGTTCACACCCCAGCTGTGAGAGTGTCTGAGGATGAGAAGGAGGGCGGAGCGGAAGACGTGCAGGGTGCCAATGTGCCGCTCTTCCACTCTTCCATCGCCACTCCCccactttagtttttttttatcgcCTAAGGTCCCGGCCATAGCTCAGAGATTCACTGTAGGAAGCACTGTCACTCTCTCCATGATGGGTGCCCGGGGCTTTGACACAAATTGTGTGACCATTTAGTTGCAGCTGCACCTATAGTATTGGATATGAATGTGACCTACAAGTGGAAAAGAAGGAGTAACGAGTTTCCTTTTATCATCTCAATGAGCAATGTCATGATTCAGGCGTATAGTGTGCGTCCATCCCCTCCcaacgtgaacacacacaccccagaaGATCCTGAAATAGCCGGCATTGTGCCTGGATGATGATGTGTCTTTGCTTCCTGCCACTGGAAGTGAAACAAGTTATGACATGTGTGAGCTGAGGGTCCAAAGGCAAGGTCACTCCTCGCTGCCTACCTCCCCTTGGTGCTGACGCACAGTGAGGTTTGGCCTCGCAGGCGTTGATACACGCAGGCATTAGACATGAACACGGGCATGTTCATACACATAATCGCACACCAGCTCATTTATAAAGCAAGCGATCGTCCCCTACGTACTTTCAGAACCCAACAAATTCCCAAATTCTCCAGGGATATTTAAAGCTTTTggtctttttattatttttttcttcctcctccgatCTCATCTTCCTCACAGCTGGATCCCCTTTATCTCTttattgtctctgtctctctcctgcctcaTCTAATGCTTTCTTTCCATTTGGCTCTTAGCCCAGACGGTGACATTGCCGGCCCCCATACTCCCTCCGCCAATGTCTTGGAGAGAAATATTCAGGTCTAAAAATATTCGTCCACTTTATCCAAACAACAGCAAAGGAAAAAAATGCTGTTCTTGGACCAGGAGTGGCAGgcgaatttttctttttctctttcttccccccTCTGGGCCATTTCTCTGGTTTCTGAGAACACAGAAAATCGGAGGTAGATGTCCGATCTTGCCAGAATAGGGAGTGCATGTAATCGCTCTTGTCAGAATATCTCTCATGCCCTTCAGCTTCGATTTAAAATATTGGAGAGTGGCACCCTGCATTCCTATAAGCAGCCGGAGCAGTCTGGATTCGCCCGTGCCTCCGTGTTCTTTCCATAaccagttttgtttttctctgacacCTTTTTCACAGGACTATAAAGCCTTCAACCTTAACATGTAATTTGGATGGATATTCTTTTCATACACATCATGTCCCAGCAAACCTTTCACCTTTTGTCTGGTTTCACCTTACCCATTCGTAATGCTATGATTACACGCTTGTATAATCTTCTGAGTAGTGGCTGACGTGGTACTGAATGAGTTTATAAGCAGCTACAAGCTGCTTGGCCCGATGCCTCGCAGAGTATTTCGATTATACATGATGCAGACTTTACCGTGGGATCTCGCTAGACGGCCTCTGATGTAACTGGTCCCAGTGCGGTGTATTTTTTTGTAGTAAGCCCCTGTTTGTGTCAATGAAAGATTCTTAACTGGCGTTTCACCCTCGTCTCTCCTTCAGATATTCCCCGACCCCTCAGACTTCGACCGCTGCTGCAAGCTCAAAGATCGCCTGCCGTCCATCGTGGTTGAGCCGACAGAGGGAGAGGTCGAGAGCGGAGAGCTTCGCTGGCCACCGGAGGAGTTCCTCATCAGtggcgaggaggaagaggaggaggatgaagaggaggaggaggaacacaaTAATGGCGGCATTCAAAATGGACAGGCCACGCAGAATTCTCAGCACTAGAGGCCGCGCTGAGGCACCCACGCTCCCCCGTTCTGTTTCTTTCTGGTCCACTCTCCCTGTCACACACTGGTTACACTTCACCTCAGCACTCGGCAGACTGACACCTGGCGGACGCACGGGCAGTGTCTCGTGATGCCATCTCGCCGCCCTCGACACCAAAGCATCACTCCTGCAAGACAAGACAAGgcaacacaaacccacacacattctcacaatAATTTATCCTCCTGGACTCAAACGCACCCAAACTGACTTgaaaagaacacacacgcacacacacacacacacacacacctctctagCAAACACCCACTTTCTACCATGCCTCcctaccactgtgtgtgtgtctcggccCAGAACGGATGTCCCGTGTGACGGCGGCAGCTCAGTGCCTCACGGACAGGTCTTatgctgcggggggggggggggggcactaccGCTCTGTACCTTACTCCAAAATGTCCGGCGTCATGACCCCAGAGACTTTTACTTGCATACAGAACCAATTGTGGTACCCGTGTGGGATTACTGTCTACAGCTCACTGTTTCGG contains these protein-coding regions:
- the lbh gene encoding protein LBH, whose product is MSVFSAEIYCPVFVPSRDMTEVMINTTPMEDMRLSPSKDRLSFQIFPDPSDFDRCCKLKDRLPSIVVEPTEGEVESGELRWPPEEFLISGEEEEEEDEEEEEEHNNGGIQNGQATQNSQH